One Gossypium hirsutum isolate 1008001.06 chromosome A11, Gossypium_hirsutum_v2.1, whole genome shotgun sequence genomic window carries:
- the LOC107901032 gene encoding protein NUCLEAR FUSION DEFECTIVE 4 translates to MVGQSRKWMILIATTWIQAFTGTNFDFSSYSSTLKSVLGISQLQLNYFSVASDMGKAFGWCCGVSLMCLPLWVVLFMAAFLGVFGYGVQWLVIKQVITVPYFLVFVLCLVAGCSICWFNTVCFVLCIRNFPTNRALALSLTISFNGVSAALYTLIANAINPDDETLYLFLNALVPLLASSLALVPILRQPPLQLLSTDTTSRDSFIFFVLNVLAVFTGLYLLLLNSLSSKASRALILLGGALILLLLPLCLPGIVCGRSWARRTVHTPAFCLEGPTFSSFDPDDFDQLHKELIGNDRNNNSSSVNPFSETNKEGLFGMIMEKGRLTVLGEEHPARLLVRRLDFWLYYVAYFCGGTIGLVYSNNLGQIAQSLGYYSQISAIVTLYSSFSFFGRLLSAAPDFMLYKLYFARTGWLAIAVVPTPIAFFLLAASGGEAALLASTAMIGLSSGFIFAAAVSITSELFGPNSVSVNHNILITNIPIGSFLYGLLAALVYDSNVKSSNQENLLEEAMVCMGRDCYQRTFIWWGCISLLGLISSLLLFLRTRPAYYGYQRNRSRTQVS, encoded by the exons ATGGTTGGGCAATCAAGAAAATGGATGATATTGATTGCAACCACATGGATACAGGCTTTTACAGGGACCAACTTCGACTTCTCCTCCTACTCTTCCACATTGAAATCAGTTCTTGGGATATCCCAGCTTCAGTTGAATTATTTTTCTGTTGCTTCAGATATGGGGAAAGCTTTTGGTTGGTGTTGTGGTGTGTCTCTGATGTGTTTGCCATTGTGGGTTGTCCTCTTCATGGCTGCTTTCTTGGGTGTTTTTGGTTATGGAGTTCAATGGCTTGTCATTAAACAAGTCATTACCGTGCCTTATTTCCTG GTATTTGTTCTGTGTTTGGTAGCTGGTTGCAGCATCTGTTGGTTCAACACAGTATGCTTTGTGTTATGCATCCGAAATTTCCCAACCAACAGGGCACTTGCTTTGTCCCTCACCATCAGTTTCAATGGTGTAAGTGCTGCACTTTACACTCTGATTGCCAATGCAATAAACCCCGATGATGAAACCCTCTATCTCTTCTTAAACGCACTTGTACCTCTTCTTGCTTCCAGCTTAGCTCTCGTCCCCATCCTCCGTCAACCACCTTTGCAACTTCTGTCCACGGACACTACTAGTCGGGattcctttattttctttgtcCTTAATGTTTTAGCTGTTTTCACCGGCCTATATCTTCTCCTTTTGAATTCACTTTCATCTAAGGCATCGAGGGCACTCATTCTCCTAGGGGGTGCCTTAATCCTTTTGCTCCTACCTTTGTGTTTACCAGGCATTGTATGTGGCAGGAGCTGGGCTCGTCGTACTGTCCATACCCCCGCCTTTTGTCTTGAAGGCCCCACCTTCAGCTCGTTTGATCCTGATGACTTTGATCAGCTCCATAAGGAATTGATTGGAAATGACAGAAATAATAATAGCTCGAGTGTCAATCCGTTTTCTGAAACAAACAAAGAAGGGTTGTTCGGGATGATAATGGAGAAAGGCAGGCTAACAGTGCTAGGTGAGGAACACCCGGCTAGATTGCTAGTCCGCCGATTGGATTTCTGGCTATATTATGTGGCCTATTTCTGTGGAGGGACAATAGGGCTGGTTTATAGCAATAATCTAGGCCAGATCGCCCAATCACTCGGATACTACTCCCAGATTAGTGCCATCGTGACTCTGTACTCCTCTTTCTCATTCTTCGGTCGTTTGCTATCAGCTGCCCCGGATTTCATGCTTTA CAAGTTGTATTTTGCACGAACAGGGTGGCTAGCAATAGCAGTGGTGCCAACACCAATAGCCTTCTTTTTACTTGCTGCATCAGGCGGTGAGGCGGCATTGCTGGCTAGCACAGCCATGATCGGATTAAGCTCCGGGTTCATATTTGCAGCGGCCGTTTCCATCACATCAGAGCTATTTGGTCCTAATAGTGTGAGTGTCAACCACAACATCCTCATCACCAACATCCCCATCGGGTCGTTCCTTTACGGTCTCCTTGCAGCATTAGTGTATGATTCTAATGTGAAAAGTTCCAACCAGGAGAACTTGTTGGAGGAAGCAATGGTGTGCATGGGCAGGGACTGCTATCAGCGGACATTCATCTGGTGGGGCTGCATTTCCCTCTTAGGCCTAATCTCCAGTTTGCTGCTGTTCTTAAGGACCCGACCTGCTTATTATGGCTACCAAAGGAACAGGAGTCGAACACAGGTTTCGTAG